A region of uncultured Draconibacterium sp. DNA encodes the following proteins:
- a CDS encoding SDR family oxidoreductase encodes MKKHVIVTGGAQGIGKHLALDLLNNNYAVSVFEIDEEAIAEFREEFTDETVQVYHVDVADEKSVEAAVQKSAKQHGNIYALVNNAAISIDKPLEELSFGEWNKVIGTNLSGAFLCSKYVSPFMKPYGGRIINMASTRALQSEPDTEAYSASKGGILALTHALATSLGPQIKVNAISPGWIDVSAAKKRSLAHQEKLTKEDHAQHPAGRVGKAEDIAGMVLFLLKKENDFITGQNFVIDGGMTKKMIYV; translated from the coding sequence ATGAAAAAACATGTAATTGTAACCGGAGGCGCCCAGGGAATCGGCAAACACCTGGCTCTTGATTTACTGAATAACAACTACGCAGTATCGGTTTTTGAAATTGACGAAGAAGCAATTGCTGAATTTCGCGAGGAATTTACCGATGAAACAGTACAGGTTTATCATGTAGATGTGGCCGATGAGAAATCGGTTGAGGCAGCGGTGCAGAAATCGGCGAAACAGCACGGAAATATTTATGCACTGGTAAACAATGCGGCAATTAGCATCGACAAACCATTGGAGGAACTTTCTTTCGGGGAGTGGAACAAAGTAATTGGCACCAATCTTTCCGGTGCTTTTTTGTGCTCGAAATATGTATCGCCTTTTATGAAACCATACGGCGGGAGAATTATAAACATGGCCTCAACGCGTGCTCTACAGTCTGAACCTGACACAGAGGCCTACTCGGCAAGCAAAGGCGGAATTCTTGCACTTACCCACGCATTGGCTACAAGTCTTGGCCCGCAGATAAAAGTTAACGCCATCAGCCCCGGATGGATTGATGTATCGGCAGCTAAAAAACGCTCTCTCGCCCATCAGGAAAAACTAACAAAAGAAGACCACGCACAACACCCGGCTGGGCGCGTTGGCAAAGCCGAAGACATTGCCGGGATGGTTCTTTTCCTGCTAAAAAAGGAGAATGACTTTATTACCGGG